The following proteins are co-located in the Microcystis wesenbergii NRERC-220 genome:
- a CDS encoding RtcB family protein has protein sequence MTYETLELSTPTPILSWAGHELGPQETQMAKNVASLPFVYKHISLMPDVHLGKGALVGSVIATKDAVIPAAVGVDIGCGMAALKMPFTGEQLQGKLKKIRLDVEANIPVGFAENKEVDREVTKWPKWAEFKQIHRGVQNLEKKALKQMGSLGGGNHFIEICLDTDNQVWLMLHSGSRGIGNQLAQCHIDTAKELAKLAECKLPDLDLAYFVAGTEEFAAYWHDLQWAQEYARYNREIMIARFKRIVEKHLAGGKPTKPLLVVNCHHNYAEKEIHFGEEVYVTRKGAVRARETDYGIIPGSMGAQSYIVKGKGEHNSFCSCSHGAGRLMSRNLAKKIFTLDDLIAQTEGVECRKDEGVIDEIPGAYKPIQQVMNQQADLVEIVATLKQVMCVKG, from the coding sequence ATGACTTACGAAACTCTGGAACTTTCCACACCGACACCGATTTTATCTTGGGCGGGGCATGAATTGGGACCCCAAGAAACCCAAATGGCCAAAAATGTCGCTTCCCTACCTTTTGTTTATAAACACATTTCTTTAATGCCCGATGTTCACTTGGGTAAAGGTGCTTTAGTCGGTTCGGTTATTGCCACCAAAGATGCCGTAATTCCCGCCGCCGTCGGGGTCGATATCGGTTGCGGCATGGCTGCCCTAAAAATGCCTTTCACCGGTGAACAATTGCAGGGAAAACTTAAAAAAATTCGCCTCGATGTGGAGGCGAATATTCCCGTCGGTTTTGCGGAAAATAAAGAAGTGGATCGGGAAGTAACTAAATGGCCAAAATGGGCGGAATTTAAACAGATTCATCGAGGCGTACAAAACCTAGAGAAAAAAGCCCTTAAACAAATGGGTTCTCTGGGGGGTGGTAATCACTTTATCGAAATTTGTTTAGATACAGACAATCAAGTTTGGTTAATGCTCCATTCCGGTTCTAGAGGTATTGGTAATCAACTGGCCCAATGTCATATTGATACTGCCAAAGAGTTAGCCAAACTAGCAGAATGTAAATTACCCGACCTCGATCTGGCCTACTTTGTCGCCGGTACAGAAGAATTTGCCGCCTACTGGCACGATCTACAATGGGCCCAGGAATATGCCCGTTATAATCGGGAAATTATGATAGCTAGATTTAAACGCATTGTTGAAAAACATCTAGCGGGAGGCAAACCAACTAAACCCCTCTTAGTAGTTAATTGTCATCACAATTATGCCGAAAAAGAAATTCATTTTGGGGAGGAGGTTTATGTCACCCGAAAAGGAGCCGTCCGCGCTAGAGAAACCGATTATGGTATTATCCCCGGTTCCATGGGAGCGCAATCTTATATTGTCAAAGGCAAAGGGGAACATAATAGCTTCTGTTCCTGTTCCCACGGGGCTGGGCGCTTGATGTCGAGAAATCTGGCTAAAAAAATCTTTACTCTTGATGATTTAATCGCCCAAACCGAAGGGGTTGAATGCCGCAAGGATGAGGGCGTTATTGATGAGATTCCGGGAGCTTATAAACCGATCCAACAGGTGATGAATCAACAGGCTGATCTCGTGGAAATTGTCGCCACTCTCAAGCAGGTGATGTGTGTCAAAGGTTAA